The following coding sequences are from one Peromyscus eremicus chromosome X, PerEre_H2_v1, whole genome shotgun sequence window:
- the LOC131899630 gene encoding protein SSX3-like translates to MNRRRPCSRNLRKSEHKPEKTCKAFKDISRHFSKEEWTKLSPSEKITYVYMKRNYTTMTSLGLRAHLPDFMDSKEEASKPVLSESDEGRGRESQGLNERDVNIWSHRLRKRKKPVIYEEISDPEEDDEEEEGWTCNIFFLEGASTLFNAKTARESDFSHCAQQVEHDVHHSEGERSGMRGSMADESTEVQDEGSDMGNNNREK, encoded by the exons ATGAATAGAAGAAGGCCTTGTTCAAGGAACCTCAGGAAAAGTGAGCATAAGCCAGAGAAGACATGTAAG gCCTTCAAGGATATTTCCAGACACTTCTCTAAGGAAGAATGGACAAAGCTGAGTCCTTCAGAGAAAATCACCTATGTGTATATGAAAAGGAACTACACCACCATGACCAGTCTAG GCCTCAGAGCCCATCTCCCAGATTTCATGGATTCCAAGGAAGAGGCCTCAAAACCTGTGCTCAGTGAATCTGATGAAGGTCGTGGCCGTGAGAGTCAAG GGCTCAATGAAAGGGATGTGAACATTTGGAGCCATAGgctaaggaaaaggaagaagccagTGATCTATGAAGAGATCAGTGACCcagaagaagatgatgaagaagaagaaggctggACCT GCAATATCTTTTTTCTAGAAGGTGCCAGCACTCTGTTTAATGCTAAAACTGCAAGAGAAAGTGACTTTTCTCACTGTGCACAGCAGGTAGAACACGATGTGCATCACTCAGAGGGTGAAAGGTCAGGTATGAGGGGCAGTATGGCAGACGAATCAACAGAAGTCCAAGATGAAGGCTCAGATATGGGGAATAACAATAGAGAAAAGTAA